One genomic segment of Magnetococcales bacterium includes these proteins:
- a CDS encoding M20 family metallopeptidase: MLDPVALTRELVAIRTVNPPGNEQPCAEFIAGLLAPAGFQVSLQTIGPQRATLVARLPGQSVRPTLCFTGHLDTVLPGETPWSRDPFAGEVVGDRLYGRGSTDMKGGVAAMVWAALELAREGGTRTTGDLLLILTADEEVGCAGARRLMADFATLGNENLDHVGAIVVGEPTANMPCLGHKGALWLEMETRGVAAHGSMPDRGVNAILKAARAILALEQYRFPIPPHPLLGSPTLNVGTIVGGQRINIVPDHAVVGVDLRSIPGLDHDLLLNSIQDHLGSDVTLRIVTSTPGIMTDPDHPWVARVFDIMATLHGTRPGMGTAPYVTDASILTPALGSPPTLILGPGEPDLAHKVDEYCHVSKIRQAARAYLEIARLGC, from the coding sequence GTTTTCAGGTCTCCTTGCAGACGATTGGACCACAACGCGCCACATTGGTGGCGCGTCTCCCCGGTCAATCTGTCAGACCGACTCTTTGTTTCACCGGGCATTTGGATACGGTGTTGCCGGGGGAAACCCCCTGGAGCCGGGATCCGTTTGCCGGGGAGGTGGTGGGGGACCGGCTTTATGGCCGTGGCAGCACCGACATGAAAGGGGGCGTGGCGGCCATGGTCTGGGCGGCGCTGGAGCTGGCCCGGGAAGGCGGCACCCGGACCACGGGCGATTTATTGCTGATCTTGACTGCCGACGAAGAGGTCGGCTGCGCCGGGGCACGGCGACTGATGGCCGATTTTGCAACCCTGGGCAACGAAAACCTGGACCATGTCGGGGCCATTGTGGTGGGCGAGCCGACGGCCAACATGCCCTGCCTGGGGCACAAAGGTGCCCTCTGGCTGGAGATGGAAACCCGGGGTGTGGCAGCCCATGGTTCCATGCCGGATCGGGGTGTCAATGCCATTCTCAAGGCGGCCCGGGCCATCCTGGCCCTGGAACAGTATCGTTTTCCGATTCCCCCGCATCCCCTGCTCGGATCACCCACCCTCAATGTCGGGACTATTGTGGGGGGACAGCGCATCAACATTGTGCCGGATCATGCGGTTGTGGGTGTGGATCTGCGTTCGATACCCGGTCTGGACCATGACCTTCTGCTGAACTCCATTCAGGATCATCTGGGTTCGGATGTCACCCTGCGCATCGTCACCAGCACGCCGGGTATCATGACCGATCCCGACCATCCCTGGGTTGCCAGGGTATTTGACATCATGGCCACTCTGCACGGGACACGACCCGGAATGGGGACGGCTCCCTATGTGACCGATGCCTCGATCCTGACACCAGCCCTGGGTTCACCTCCCACCCTCATCCTGGGACCCGGCGAACCCGATCTGGCCCACAAGGTCGATGAATACTGCCATGTGTCCAAGATTCGCCAGGCCGCCCGGGCCTATCTGGAGATTGCCCGCCTGGGATGCTGA